In Nomascus leucogenys isolate Asia chromosome 6, Asia_NLE_v1, whole genome shotgun sequence, one DNA window encodes the following:
- the CELF6 gene encoding CUGBP Elav-like family member 6 isoform X9, with protein sequence MVFWGLILWPNEPILQCQGKAIRLVERLMKDLSCLLRLLNRMISDPPSYNSWNSVLYLLEDRKLFVGMLGKQQGEEDVRRLFQPFGHIEECTVLRSPDGTSKGCAFVKFGSQGEAQAAIQGLHGSRTMAGASSSLVVKLADTDRERALRRMQQMAGHLGAFHPAPLPLGACGAYTTAILQHQAALLAAAQGPGLGPVAAVAAQMQHVAAFSLVAAPLLPAAAANSPPGSGPGALPGLPAPIGVNGFGPLTPQTNGQPGSDTLYNNGLSPYPAQSPGVADPLQQAYAGMHHYAAAYPSAYAPVSTAFPQQPSALPQQQREGPEGCNLFIYHLPQEFGDAELIQTFLPFGAVVSAKVFVDRATNQSKCFGFVSFDNPTSAQTAIQAMNGFQIGMKRLKVQLKRPKDANRPY encoded by the exons ATGGTCTTTTGGGGTTTGATTCTCTGGCCAAATGAGCCCATTCTTCAATGTCAAGGCAAAGCCATCAGATTGGTCGAGAGACTCATGAAAGACCTTTCCTGTCTTCTCAGGCTCCTGAACAGGATGATCTCAGATCCCCCCTCATACAACAGCTGGAACTCTGTTCTCTATCTTCTAG AGGACCGAAAGCTGTTTGTGGGGATGCTGGGCAAGCAGCAGGGTGAGGAGGACGTCAGACGCCTGTTCCAGCCCTTTGGCCACATCGAGGAGTGCACGGTCCTGCGGAGTCCTGACGGCACCAGTAAAG GCTGTGCCTTTGTGAAGTTCGGGAGTCAAGGGGAAGCTCAGGCGGCCATCCAGGGTCTGCACGGCAGCCGGACCATGGCG GGCGCCTCGTCCAGCCTCGTGGTCAAGCTGGCGGACACCGACCGGGAGCGCGCGCTGCGGCGGATGCAGCAGATGGCCGGCCACCTGGGCGCCTTCCACCCCGCGCCACTGCCGCTAGGGGCCTGCGGCGCCTACACCACGGCG ATCCTGCAGCACCAGGCGGCCCTGCTGGCGGCGGCACAGGGCCCAGGCCTAGGCCCGGTGGCGGCAGTGGCGGCCCAGATGCAACACGTGGCAGCCTTCAGCCTGGTGGCTGCGCCTCTGTTGCCCGCGGCAG CAGCCAACTCTCCGCCCGGCAGCGGCCCTGGCGCCCTCCCAGGTCTGCCGGCGCCCATCGGGGTCAATGGATTCGGCCCTCTGACCCCCCAGACCAATGGCCAGCCGGGCTCCGACACGCTCTACAATAACGGGCTCTCCCCTTACCCAG cccagAGCCCCGGCGTGGCTGACCCCCTGCAGCAGGCCTACGCTGGGATGCACCACTACGCAG CAGCCTATCCGTCGGCCTATGCCCCAGTGAGCACAGCTTTTCCCCAGCAGCCTTCAGCCCTGCCCCAGCAGCAGAGAGAAG GCCCCGAAGGCTGTAACCTCTTCATCTATCACCTGCCTCAGGAGTTTGGTGATGCGGAACTCATACAGACATTCCTGCCCTTTGGAGCCGTTGTCTCTGCTAAAGTCTTTGTGGATCGAGCCACCAACCAGAGCAAGTGTTTTG GGTTTGTTAGTTTTGACAATCCAACTAGTGCCCAGACTGCTATTCAGGCGATGAATGGCTTTCAAATTGGCATGAAGAGGCTCAAGGTCCAGCTAAAGCGGCCCAAGGATGCCAACCGGCCTTACTGA
- the CELF6 gene encoding CUGBP Elav-like family member 6 isoform X11, with the protein MNRPIQVKPAASEGRGEDRKLFVGMLGKQQGEEDVRRLFQPFGHIEECTVLRSPDGTSKGCAFVKFGSQGEAQAAIQGLHGSRTMAGASSSLVVKLADTDRERALRRMQQMAGHLGAFHPAPLPLGACGAYTTAILQHQAALLAAAQGPGLGPVAAVAAQMQHVAAFSLVAAPLLPAAANSPPGSGPGALPGLPAPIGVNGFGPLTPQTNGQPGSDTLYNNGLSPYPAAYPSAYAPVSTAFPQQPSALPQQQREGPEGCNLFIYHLPQEFGDAELIQTFLPFGAVVSAKVFVDRATNQSKCFGFVSFDNPTSAQTAIQAMNGFQIGMKRLKVQLKRPKDANRPY; encoded by the exons AGGACCGAAAGCTGTTTGTGGGGATGCTGGGCAAGCAGCAGGGTGAGGAGGACGTCAGACGCCTGTTCCAGCCCTTTGGCCACATCGAGGAGTGCACGGTCCTGCGGAGTCCTGACGGCACCAGTAAAG GCTGTGCCTTTGTGAAGTTCGGGAGTCAAGGGGAAGCTCAGGCGGCCATCCAGGGTCTGCACGGCAGCCGGACCATGGCG GGCGCCTCGTCCAGCCTCGTGGTCAAGCTGGCGGACACCGACCGGGAGCGCGCGCTGCGGCGGATGCAGCAGATGGCCGGCCACCTGGGCGCCTTCCACCCCGCGCCACTGCCGCTAGGGGCCTGCGGCGCCTACACCACGGCG ATCCTGCAGCACCAGGCGGCCCTGCTGGCGGCGGCACAGGGCCCAGGCCTAGGCCCGGTGGCGGCAGTGGCGGCCCAGATGCAACACGTGGCAGCCTTCAGCCTGGTGGCTGCGCCTCTGTTGCCCGCGGCAG CCAACTCTCCGCCCGGCAGCGGCCCTGGCGCCCTCCCAGGTCTGCCGGCGCCCATCGGGGTCAATGGATTCGGCCCTCTGACCCCCCAGACCAATGGCCAGCCGGGCTCCGACACGCTCTACAATAACGGGCTCTCCCCTTACCCAG CAGCCTATCCGTCGGCCTATGCCCCAGTGAGCACAGCTTTTCCCCAGCAGCCTTCAGCCCTGCCCCAGCAGCAGAGAGAAG GCCCCGAAGGCTGTAACCTCTTCATCTATCACCTGCCTCAGGAGTTTGGTGATGCGGAACTCATACAGACATTCCTGCCCTTTGGAGCCGTTGTCTCTGCTAAAGTCTTTGTGGATCGAGCCACCAACCAGAGCAAGTGTTTTG GGTTTGTTAGTTTTGACAATCCAACTAGTGCCCAGACTGCTATTCAGGCGATGAATGGCTTTCAAATTGGCATGAAGAGGCTCAAGGTCCAGCTAAAGCGGCCCAAGGATGCCAACCGGCCTTACTGA